The Gloeobacter morelensis MG652769 genome contains the following window.
AGCGACGAGCAGTGGGCTGAGGCGGTCAAGGTCGGCCTGTTCGAACTCAAGCGACAGGTGCTGGCCGGCAGCCGGGCCAAAAAGAAGATGATCGAGGCCAACTTGCGCCTGGTGGTCTCGGTGGCCAAAAAGTACCAGAACCGCGGTTTAGAGCTTTTGGATCTGGTGCAGGAGGGCACGCTGGGCCTGGAGCGGGCGGTCGAGAAATTCGACCCGACCAAGGGTTACCGCTTCTCGACCTACGCCTACTGGTGGATTCGCCAGGGGATCACCCGCGCCATCGCCACCCAGTCGCGCACCATTCGCCTGCCGGTGCACATCACCGAAAAGCTCAACCGCATCAAGAAGACCCAGCGCAAGCTCTCGCAGAACCTGGGCCGCACGCCGACCATCTCCGAAATTGCCGAAGAACTGGAAATGGAACCGGCCCACGTGCGCGAACTGATGAGCCGCGTGCCCCGCTCGGTCTCGCTGGAGACCCGTGTGGGTAAGGACAAGGACACCGAACTGGGCGAGTTGCTCGAAGCGGAGGAGGTCTCCCCCGAGGAGAGCGCCGTCCAGGAGTCGCTGCGCCGCGACGTCAAAGAGTTGCTCGACGATCTGACCCTGCGCGAGCGCGATGTGATTACGATGCGCTACGGGCTGTTGGACGGCCGCACCTACTCGCTCTCTGAGATTGGCCGGGCGCTGGATCTCTCTCGCGAGCGCGTGCGCCAGATCGAATCGAAGGCGCTGCAGAAATTGCGCCAGCCGCGCCGGCGCGCCAAGGTGCGCGATTATCTGGAACTGATGGAATAAGCCCTGCGCTTCGGGGTGTTACATTGAGGGCCG
Protein-coding sequences here:
- a CDS encoding RNA polymerase sigma factor, RpoD/SigA family, yielding MHIVDIDRMATPDDLEGGLDPVLDPQALEAFVQVDITDERPVRPGSSTDLVRVYLQEIGRVPLLGRDEEVELAQQVQKLMKLMALKESLQASLGSDYSDEQWAEAVKVGLFELKRQVLAGSRAKKKMIEANLRLVVSVAKKYQNRGLELLDLVQEGTLGLERAVEKFDPTKGYRFSTYAYWWIRQGITRAIATQSRTIRLPVHITEKLNRIKKTQRKLSQNLGRTPTISEIAEELEMEPAHVRELMSRVPRSVSLETRVGKDKDTELGELLEAEEVSPEESAVQESLRRDVKELLDDLTLRERDVITMRYGLLDGRTYSLSEIGRALDLSRERVRQIESKALQKLRQPRRRAKVRDYLELME